GATCTCATCTGGCGAGAGAAATCACACATGTCGCCGAATACTATTATCGCCCCTATCACCGAAACGCTCTTTTATTTTGATAAAGACACAATTCAAATTGCCGGGACGGATACCTCCCCAATATTAATCTTTGCCCGCGCCTGCGATATTCACGCTATGTCGCGACTGGATTATATGTATTTATCAAATGGGAATAACTCCGATTACAGTTATCAACTATTACGGAAACAGATTCGTTTCATCCTTATTGAATGCGAAGAAAGCTTCGAAAATTGTTTCTGCGTCTCAATGGGCACTAATAAAACCGAGCGCTATAGCGCCGCAATGCGCTTTAGCGAGGAGGGCGCGCTTGTCAGCATTCGCGATCCTTTTGTTGAGGCGGCGATTCAAGGGCTGGGGCAGAATATCGACTATGCTCCCTCTTTTGTCAGCGAAAATCGGGAAACCGTCATCACACCGGACAGTGTTTGCCAGGATCCGCAAAAAATTCGCGACATTCTCACTCGCCACCCACTATGGGACGCTTACGACAGCCGTTGTATCAGCTGTGGACGCTGCACCACCGGATGCCCAACCTGCACCTGCTATAGCGTCTTTGACGTCGCCTATGATGAAAATCCGCAGCGCGGCGAACGTCGTCGCCAGTGGGCCAGTTGCATGGTGCCAGGTTTTAGCGATATGGCCGGCGGTCATGGCTTTCGCGAAAAACCCGGCGAACGTCTGCGCTACCGCGCCCTACATAAGGTCAATGACTACAAAGCGCGCAACGGCATTGAGCATATGTGCGTTGGCTGCGGGCGCTGTGACGATCGTTGTCCGCAATACATCAAGTTCTCTCTCATTATTAACAAAATGACCGCCGCCGTTCGCCAGGCGCTGGCTGAGGAGGCATAACGCATGTCACATTGTTCCTGTCATGATAAACCGCAGCACAGCTTGCTTCCTGCGGCGTACCGCATCCTCAGCATTACCCGCCACACGCCGCAGGAGTGGAACTTCCGTGTGGCGGTTGATTTTCCCGCGCACTGGGGGCAATTTGTTGAAATTTCGTTGCCGCGCGTCGGCGAAGCGCCAATCTCTGTTTCCGACTACGGCGATGGCTGGATAGATCTGTTGATTCGTAACGTCGGAAAAGTGACCGGCGCCCTCTTTACTCTGAAGGAAGGCGATAACGTGTGGCTGCGCGGCTGCTATGGCAACGGTTATCCGGTTGATACGTTACGTCATAAACCCTTACTGGTTGTCGCAGGCGGCACCGGCGTCGCGCCAGTGAAAGGATTGATGCGCTATTTCGTTGAGAATCCGCAGGAAATTGGTCAGTTGGATATGATTCTCGGCTATAAAAACCACGACGGCGTGCTGTACAAAGAAGAGATGGCAGCATGGCATGGCAAACATAATCTGGTGCTCACGCTGGATGAAGGTGAGGCCGATGACCGCTTCCAGATTGGTCGGGTGACCGATCGCCTTGCCGAAATGGCACTTAGCGATATCGACACGATGCAGGCTATCGTCGTTGGCCCACCGATAATGATCGCCTTTACCGTAAAAATGTTGCTGCAAAAAGGGCTGAAACCAGAGCACATCTGGGTGGACTACGAACGCCGGATGGCCTGCTCCGTCGGGAAGTGCGGCCACTGCCGTATGGGCGAGGTCTATGTCTGTACCGACGGCCCTGTATTTAACTATGCCGTCGCGCAACATTTTGCCGATTGAGGAGAAACATCATGAGCATTGATATTGATATCATTAAAGCCCGTGCGAAAAACGAATATCGCCTGTCAAAAGTACGTGGCGAAGCCATGATCAGCGTCCGTATTCCTGGCGGTATTTTACCTGCGCATTTGCTGACGGTAGCGCGTGATATCGCCGAAACCTGGGGTAATGGGCAAATCCACCTCACTACCCGCCAGAAACTGGCTATGCCGGGCATCCGGTACGAAGATATCGACAGTGTCAACGCCGCGCTGGAACCGTTTCTTCGCGAAATTGAAATGGAACTGTGCGACGTTCAGGTTGAGGATACCAAAGCGGGATACCTCGCTATTGGCGGGCGAAATATTGTCGCCTGCCAGGGGAACCGCATCTGCCAGAAAGCCAACACCGATACCACCGGCCTGGCGCGCCGTCTTGAAAAACTGGTCTATCCCAGCCCTTATCATCTCAAAACGGTAATCGTCGGCTGTCCGAATGACTGCGCAAAAGCATCAATGGCCGATCTGGGGATTATTGGCGTGGCGAAAATACGCTTCACGGCCGAGCGCTGTATCGGCTGCGGCGCCTGCGTGAAGGCCTGTAGCCACCATGCCGTCGGCTGTCTGGCGCTGAAAAATGGCAAAGCGGTCAAAGAAGAATCTGCCTGTATCGGCTGCGGCGAATGCGTGCTGGCCTGCCCGACGCTGGCCTGGCAGCGTAAACCGGACCAGCTCTGGCAGGTGCGTCTGGGCGGACGCACCAGTAAAAAAACGCCGCGCGTTGGCAAACTCTTTCTTAACTGGGTGACCGAAGAGGTCATAAGCCAGGTGATCGTTAACCTGTATGAGTTTGAAAAAGAGATGCTCGGCGGAAAACCAATCTATCTGCATATGGGGCACCTGATTGACAAAGGCGGTTATCTGCGTTTTAAAGAACGGGTACTACGCGATGTTCAGCTTAACCCGGAAGCGATGGTTGCCGAGCGAATTTACTGGGCCGAAGACGAATCCGTCGCGCGGATGCATCTTAAACCCGCCGGACACTAATCAACCGCGAAATGGCCGCAGCCCTGCCACCGGCTGCGGCACACTAAACCACATGACCAGGGCGGCGATGAGCAGTACGACTCCACCGGCCAACGCCAGCGTTGACCAGCCCACCTGCCGCCATAATGCAGGCGCATTGTTTCCGCTACATCTCACCACCAGGGAGCGAAAACTCTGTATCAGCAGCGCCAGCGAAGTAATCGTCAGTGAG
The Salmonella bongori NCTC 12419 DNA segment above includes these coding regions:
- the asrA gene encoding anaerobic sulfite reductase subunit AsrA gives rise to the protein MAIKITPEEFSLLIQRLSKKWRVFAPSAEFRGGRFSDTDNIIYQQIRSWRDLIWREKSHMSPNTIIAPITETLFYFDKDTIQIAGTDTSPILIFARACDIHAMSRLDYMYLSNGNNSDYSYQLLRKQIRFILIECEESFENCFCVSMGTNKTERYSAAMRFSEEGALVSIRDPFVEAAIQGLGQNIDYAPSFVSENRETVITPDSVCQDPQKIRDILTRHPLWDAYDSRCISCGRCTTGCPTCTCYSVFDVAYDENPQRGERRRQWASCMVPGFSDMAGGHGFREKPGERLRYRALHKVNDYKARNGIEHMCVGCGRCDDRCPQYIKFSLIINKMTAAVRQALAEEA
- the asrB gene encoding anaerobic sulfite reductase subunit AsrB translates to MSHCSCHDKPQHSLLPAAYRILSITRHTPQEWNFRVAVDFPAHWGQFVEISLPRVGEAPISVSDYGDGWIDLLIRNVGKVTGALFTLKEGDNVWLRGCYGNGYPVDTLRHKPLLVVAGGTGVAPVKGLMRYFVENPQEIGQLDMILGYKNHDGVLYKEEMAAWHGKHNLVLTLDEGEADDRFQIGRVTDRLAEMALSDIDTMQAIVVGPPIMIAFTVKMLLQKGLKPEHIWVDYERRMACSVGKCGHCRMGEVYVCTDGPVFNYAVAQHFAD
- the asrC gene encoding sulfite reductase subunit C gives rise to the protein MSIDIDIIKARAKNEYRLSKVRGEAMISVRIPGGILPAHLLTVARDIAETWGNGQIHLTTRQKLAMPGIRYEDIDSVNAALEPFLREIEMELCDVQVEDTKAGYLAIGGRNIVACQGNRICQKANTDTTGLARRLEKLVYPSPYHLKTVIVGCPNDCAKASMADLGIIGVAKIRFTAERCIGCGACVKACSHHAVGCLALKNGKAVKEESACIGCGECVLACPTLAWQRKPDQLWQVRLGGRTSKKTPRVGKLFLNWVTEEVISQVIVNLYEFEKEMLGGKPIYLHMGHLIDKGGYLRFKERVLRDVQLNPEAMVAERIYWAEDESVARMHLKPAGH